The following are encoded together in the Triticum dicoccoides isolate Atlit2015 ecotype Zavitan chromosome 6B, WEW_v2.0, whole genome shotgun sequence genome:
- the LOC119324757 gene encoding putative transcription elongation factor SPT5 homolog 1 yields the protein MSRRGREEEEEFEEVEEEEEADESEVEEERGEKRLRGGGGEGSGVASFIDDAASEDDDEEEEEEEDDDDEDDDYEEGGRGRGRRPSKRKRSILIDDMAQVDDDDGEEEEEDGYEEGFIDDDARADNPDEDVQRGSRRHFNPNPMDDADDMENLEEMLKWKYRTQSHSDFDEEGLTEVEQQALLPSVNDPKLWMVKCAIGHERETALCLMQKFIDRQDLQIKSVVALEHLKNYIYVEAEKEAHVKEACKGLRNIFSSAKILLVPTKEMTDVLSVTSKSADLSIDTWVRLKLGIYKGDLAKVVEVDDVRQKVTVKVIPRLDLQALTDKLKGLKVAKKKSFIPPPRLFSTDEAREMNIPVERRRDRDSGEYFEMVGALKFEDGFLRKIVSIKSISTQNVKPSLDELEKFGRVGDDVNEDVARLSTLSRKKGHFMKGDAVVVVKGDLKDIRGCVEKVEDSIVHIRPTPTQSDLPKTLAFSEKDLCKYFNPGDHVKVVFGVQEGVTGMVVKVEGHVLTILSDTSKEHIRVFADHVVESSEVTTGLTRIGDYELHDLVLLDNLSFGVIVRVESEAFQVLKGVPDKPEVVLVKLREIKYKIDRRTSAKDSRNNTVSTKDIVRVIEGPCKGKQGPVEHIHKGICFIHDRHHLEHSGFICAKAQSCVLVGGSVVNSSRMGVDTADPRLGAFRSPARILQSPGGLPPRGPYMNSGGRFGGGGRGGRGHDALVSRCIKIKSGPYKGYRGRVKEVNGALVRVELDSLMKIVTVKREDIADTANVGTPFRESRYSLGSETPMHPSRTPLYPIQTPMREPGATPICDGSQTPMHNQAWAPMSPPRDNQEDGNRGTWGAWGSSPAYQPGTPVARPFDAPTPGSGWESTSGTGFGDAPFNAPTPSAQPMTPIPASYLPGTPGGQLMTPGNAGMDAMSPMIGDEGGSNWLLPDVCVNVSRGDGSTNGVVKEVLLDGSCRVALGPSGSGDEVTALPDELEIIRPKKSDRVKIMNGSMRGVIGRLVGVDGSDGIVRVENPLDMKIVDLVILGKLAT from the exons atGTCGCgccgcggccgcgaggaggaggaggagttcgaggaggtagaggaggaggaggaggccgatgagtcggaggtggaggaggagagggGCGAAAAGCGGTTGCGCGGCGGCGGGGGGGAGGGCTCGGGCGTCGCGAGCTTCATCGACGACGCGgccagcgaggacgacgacgaggaggaggaggaggaagaggatgacgacgacgaggacgacgactACGAGGAgggcggccgcggccgcggccgccggCCCAGCAAGAGGAAGCGGTCGATCCTGATCGACGACATGGCGCAggtcgacgacgacgacggcgaggaggaggaggaagacgggtACGAGGAAG gttttattgatgatgatgctcggGCTGATAATCCTGACGAGGATGTGCAAAGGGGTTCTAGACGTCATTTCAATCCAAATCCAATGGATGATGCAGATGATATGGAGAACTTGGAAGAGATGTTAAAATGGAAATATAGAACGCAATCACACTCTGATTTTGATGAAGAGGGTCTAACCGAGGTTGAACAGCAAGCTCTCCTGCCATCAGTGAATGATCCAAAGCTCTGGATGGTGAAATGTGCG ATTGGACATGAGCGAGAGACAGCCCTTTGTCTAATGCAAAAGTTCATTGATAGGCAAGATCTCCAGATTAAGTCCGTCGTTGCATTGGAACACCTAAAGAATTACATTTATGTTGAAGCAGAGAAAGAAGCCCATGTCAAGGAG GCTTGCAAAGGTCTGCGGAACATCTTTTCTTCAGCAAAAATACTTCTGGTTCCTACAAAAGAAATGACTGATGTTCTCTCTGTCACGAGTAAGTCTGCTGATCTTTCAATAGATACATGGGTCAGGTTGAAGCTTGGTATATATAAAGGGGATCTTGCTAAG GTTGTCGAAGTTGATGATGTGCGCCAAAAGGTTACTGTGAAGGtcattcctagattagatttacaaGCTTTGACAGATAAATTG AAAGGTCTTAAGGTTGCAAAGAAGAAGTCGTTTATTCCACCGCCAAGGTTATTTAGTACCGACGAGGCGAG GGAGATGAACATTCCTGTAGAACGGAGGAGAGATAGAGATTCTGGGGAATACTTTGAGATGGTTGGCGCTTTAAAATTTGAAGATGGTTTCTTGCGCAAAATAGTCTCGATAAAATCAATCAGCACACAGAATGTTAAGCCATCACTTGATGAATTGGAGAAATtcgggagagttggtgatgacgtgaATGAAGATGTGGCTAGATTGTCCACACTCAGCAGGAAGAAGGGACATTTTATGAAAGGCGATGCTGTAGTTGTTGTTAAAGGTGATCTCAAGGACATAAGGGGCTGTGTGGAGAAAGTAGAGGATTCTATTGTTCACATCCGACCAACACCAACACAATCTGATCTTCCG AAAACACTTGCCTTCAGTGAGAAAGATCTCTGCAAATATTTCAATCCCGGGGACCATGTAAAAGTGGTTTTTGGTGTTCAAGAAGGTGTGACAGGCATGGTAGTTAAAGTGGAAGGACATGTCTTGACTATTTTATCTGACACAAGCAAAGAACAT ATCCGTGTGTTTGCAGATCATGTTGTGGAGAGTTCTGAGGTCACGACGGGGCTTACCAGAATTGGTGATTATGAATTGCATGATCTTGTCCTTCTTGA CAATTTATCATTTGGTGTGATTGTAAGGGTGGAAAGCGAAGCATTTCAG GTTCTCAAAGGAGTGCCTGATAAACCTGAAGTGGTGCTTGTGAAACTGAGAGAAATAAAATACAAAATCGATCGGCGCACATCTGCAAAAGATAGCAGGAATAACACGGTGTCCACTAAGGATATTGTCAGGGTCATTGAGGGGCCATGCAAG GGAAAGCAAGGACCTGTGGAACATATACACAAAGGGATATGTTTTATACATGACCGCCACCACCTTGAACATTCAGGCTTTATCTGTGCAAAAGCACAATCTTGTGTCCTTGTTGGGGGATCGGTTGTCAACAGCAGCAGGATG GGTGTTGATACAGCAGATCCACGGCTTGGTGCTTTTAGATCTCCAGCAAGGATCttgcaatctcctggagggcttccgCCGAGAGGACCTTACATGAATT CTGGTGGAAGGTTTGGAGGAGGTGGTCGTGGTGGCAGAGGGCATGATGCCTTGGTGAGTAGATGCATCAAAATTAAATCTGGTCCCTACAAAGGATATCGTGGCCGTGTTAAAGAAGTGAATGGTGCACTCGTGCGTGTGGAGCTTGATTCACTTATGAAGATTGTCACAG TTAAGAGAGAGGATATTGCTGACACAGCGAATGTTGGGACACCATTCCG TGAATCTCGTTATTCATTGGGCAGTGAAACACCTATGCACCCATCTCGAACGCCATTGTATCCTATTCAAACTCCAATGCGAGAACCTGGAG CGACACCAATTTGTGATGGATCGCAAACTCCTATGCATAATCAAGCCTGGGCACCAATGAGTCCACCGAG GGATAACCAGGAAGATGGAAATCGTGGCACTTGGGGCGCTTGGGGGAGCAGTCCAGCTTACCAG CCAGGAACTCCAGTAGCTAGGCCATTTGATGCCCCCACTCCTGGATCAGGGTGGGAAAGTACCTCTGGAACTGGCTTTGGTGATGCTCCATTCAACGCTCCAACACCTAGTGCTCAACCAATGACCCCAATTCCTGCCTCTTATTTGCCTGGAACCCCTGGTGGCCAGCTAATGACCCCAGGGAATGCTGGAATGGATGCAATGTCTCCAATGATAG GGGATGAGGGCGGCAGTAATTGGCTCTTGCCAGATGTTTGCGTCAATGTGTCCAGAGGAGATGGTTCCACCAATGGTGTGGTGAAGGAAGTACTCCTG GATGGATCTTGCCGTGTCGCACTTGGGCCATCAGGGAGTGGGGATGAAGTAACAGCTCTTCCAGACGAGCTCGAGATCATCAGGCCGAAGAAGAGCGACAGGGTCAAGATAATGAATGGCAGCATGCGTGGAGTTATAGGAAGACTGGTAGGAGTCGACGGGTCTGATGGGATTGTCCGGGTGGAAAACCCGCTTGACATGAAAATAGTAGACCTGGTGATTTTGGGCAAACTAGCAACTTGA